Proteins from a genomic interval of Oryctolagus cuniculus chromosome 8, mOryCun1.1, whole genome shotgun sequence:
- the CRACD gene encoding capping protein-inhibiting regulator of actin dynamics isoform X3 has protein sequence METQTPWDVVLSDTENKAGHTPGSPGAVNPPGGGSDMEEKVAPVKPSRPKRHFSSAGTIESVNLDAIPLAIARLDNSAAKHKLAVKPKNQRVSKKHRRLAQEAPDERHGLESESGRQQNGHPGEEQHAWLPGSEEQQRHQEDYWRELEAKCKRQKAEAAEKRRLEEQRLQALERRLWEENRRQELWEEEGEAAEGRAERLQLAVEPGQPGPAQPEEGEGPAAGAQRQLQEEAWQLEQLGQGEELETQRRQEADRLQLQEQKELEAERRRLQEEEAKRLEQLQLQEELEAQRKEAERLQLQEEEARRLEQLRQEEELEAQRKEAERLRLQEEEARRLEQLRQKEELEAQKRQEAERLRLQEEARQLEQLRQQEELEAQRRQEAERLQLQEEEARRLEQLRQEEELEAQRRREAEKQQQLQEEEAKRLEQLRQQEELEAQRRQEAERLQLQEEARRLEQLTQEEQLEAQRRREAEKQHLQEEAQRLEQLRQQEEPEADREPGEAPPRPEEDRPPQPEGSGGPPSPRGDLGEKREERENPEERTPEAEPANQRPRGSPDSRSEEGRPPRAQVREPRAAVHLEGAAGKEEAAAPDKGRRVEELRWQEVDERQSMPRPYTFQVSSGGRQILFPKVNLSPVTPARDTGLSLAPQEPRAPPASRALPAALSVPHTAILVTGAQLCGPAVNLSQIKDSACKSLLGLSEDRKHGDVAAGPPRAPGDPRQGSAKTRPPQERPGSGAALAEWASIRSRILRASEGEARGDREPARPGDEAPRGSLRRPAPPGAKFSIKPAWQKFSDGGADGPRPSAEAESTRKRPAPGPPPATAAAPEPRKSPERPGAPPEPADATEGCKFAKDLPSFLVPSPPYPGLKAAAHAEAAATWSSEAARDVAKPEPATPAGEEKASPFGIKLRRTNYSLRFHCDQQAEQKKKKRRSSTGDGAEGAQPAAPSPGADAEAQGAALQRGPAQPPERKPAQVARREAAGSHPAPETQAGAPPAPEQDKAATRMPLAQKPALAPKPASQTPPPSPRSKLSRPYLVELLARRAGRPEPEPRAPSQVGQESGDHGPPSPPPPEERKGPKREEEEEGAPQRSPLSPPALAAPQEPPSQAPEAGRREKPVLQSRHSLEGPRPAEKAEPAQPLWITLALQKQKGFREQQATREERKQAREAKQAAKLSKENVSGSPQPGSSGISRAGSLHMSTTPPDENKPETAVSRLERREQLKKASTLPTSVTVEISDAAPPTPLVKEVTKRFSTPDATPASTEPAWLALAKRKAKAWSDCPQIIK, from the exons atGGAAACTCAGACTCCGTGGGACGTCGTCCTCTCTGACACTGAGAACAAG GCCGGCCACACGCCAGGTTCTCCGGGTGCTGTGAACCCGCCAGGAGGGGGAAGCGACATGGAGGAGAAG GTGGCTCCGGTGAAACCGTCCCGGCCAAAAAGGCACTTCTCTTCAGCCGGCACCATCGAAAGTGTCAACCTCGATGCCATCCCCCTGGCCATCGCCCGCCTGGACAACAGCGCTGCCAAGCACAAACTGGCCGTGAAGCCGAAAAACCAGAGAGTGTCCAAGAAGCACAGGCGGCTGGCGCAG GAGGCACCGGACGAGCGACACGGCCTTGAGAGCGAGTCCGGCCGACAGCAGAACGGGCACCCCGGGGAGGAGCAGCACGCCTGGCTGCCGGGCTccgaggagcagcagagacaccaGGAGGACTACTGGCGAGAACTTGAGGCCAAGTGCAAGCGGCAGAAGGCGGAGGCGGCTGAGAAGAGGCGCCTGGAGGAGCAGAGACTGCAGGCGCTGGAGAGGAGGCTCTGGGAGGAGAACCGCAGGCAGGAGCTCTGGGAAGAGGAGGGCGAGGCAGCCGAAGGCCGGGCGGAGCGACTGCAGCTAGCAGTGGAGCCGGGCCAGCCGGGCCCTGCACAGCCGGAGGAGGGAGAGGGCCCGGCGGCGGGAGCCcagaggcagctgcaggaggaagcctggcagctggagcagctggggcagggagaggagctggagacacagaggaggcaggaagccgacaggctgcagctgcaggagcagaAGGAGCTGGAAGCCGAGAGGCggcggctgcaggaggaggaggccaagcggctggagcagctgcagctgcaggaggagctggaggcacagagaaaggaggcCGAGAGACtgcagctgcaggaagaggaagccaggaggctggagcagctgaggcaggaggaggagctggaggcacagagaaaggaggcTGAGAGGCTgcggctgcaggaggaggaggccaggcGGCTGGAGCAGCTGAGGCAGAAGGAGGAGCTGGAGGCACAGAAAAGGCAAGAGGCCGAGAGACTgcggctgcaggaggaggccaggcagctggagcagctgcggcagcaggaggagctggaggcacagagaaggcaggaagctgagagactgcagctgcaggaagaggaagccaggaggctggagcagctgaggcaggaggaggaaCTGGAGGCGCAGAGGCGTCGGGAggctgagaagcagcagcagctgcaggaggaggaggccaagaggctggagcagctgaggcagcaggaggagctggaggcacagagaaggcAGGAAGCCGAGAGACTGCAgctgcaggaggaagccaggaggctggagcagctgacacaggaggagcagctggaggcACAGAGGCGTCGGGAGGCTGAGAAGCAGCACCTGCAGGAAGAAGCCCAAAGGCTGGAGCAGCTGAGGCAGCAGGAGGAGCCGGAGGCTGACAGGGAGCCCGGGGAAGCACCGCCGAGGCCGGAGGAGGACAGACCCCCCCAGCCAGAGGGCAGTGGGGGCCCGCCGAGCCCGCGCGGTGACTTGGGAGAGAAGCGGGAAGAACGAGAAAACCCGGAGGAGCGCACGCCGGAGGCGGAGCCCGCGAACCAGCGGCCCCGCGGGAGCCCGGATTCCAGGAGCGAGGAAGGGCGCCCTCCGCGGGCCCAGGTGCGAGAGCCGCGGGCCGCGGTGCACCTGGAGGGGGCGGCGGGGAAGGAAGAAGCTGCCGCCCCGGACAAGGGCCGCCGGGTGGAGGAGCTCCGGTGGCAGGAGGTGGACGAGCGGCAGAGCATGCCCAGGCCCTACACCTTCCAGGTGTCCTCGGGAGGCAGGCAGATTCTCTTCCCCAAAGTCAACCTGAGCCCCGTGACGCCCGCCAGGGACACCGGCCTAAGCCTCGcgccccaggagcccagggcgcCCCCGGCGTCGCGCGCGCTGCCCGCAGCCCTGAGCGTCCCGCACACGGCCATCCTGGTCACCGGAGCCCAGCTCTGCGGCCCGGCCGTCAACCTGAGCCAGATCAAGGACTCAGCCTGCAAGTCCCTGCTGGGCCTGTCGGAAGACAGGAAGCACGGGGACGTCGCCGCAGGGCCGCCCCGAGCCCCTGGCGACCCCCGGCAGGGCAGCGCCAAGACGCGGCCGCCCCAGGAGCGCCCGGGCAGCGGGGCGGCGCTGGCCGAGTGGGCGTCCATCCGCTCGCGCATCCTGCGCGCCTCGGAGGGCGAGGCGCGCGGCGACCGAGAGCCGGCGAGGCCCGGGGACGAGGCCCCGCGCGGGAGCCTGCGCAGGCCCGCGCCGCCCGGCGCCAAGTTCTCCATCAAGCCCGCCTGGCAGAAGTTCTCAGACGGCGGCGCCGACGGCCCCAGGCCGAGCGCGGAGGCCGAGAGCACGAGGAAGAGACCCGCGCCGGGGCCGCCGCCAGCCACCGCCGCTGCTCCCGAGCCCCGCAAGAGCCCCGAGAGGCCGGGGGCGCCGCCGGAGCCGGCCGACGCCACGGAGGGGTGCAAGTTTGCCAAAGACCTCCCGTCCTTCCTGGTCCCGAGCCCCCCTTACCCTGGGCTGAAAGCGGCGGCCCATGCAGAGGCCGCGGCCACGTGGAGCAGTGAGGCCGCGAGGGACGTCGCCAAGCCGGAGCCCGCGACGCCGGCCGGGGAGGAGAAGGCCTCGCCCTTCGGGATCAAGCTGAGAAGGACCAACTACTCCCTGCGCTTCCACTGCGACCAGCAGGCcgagcagaagaagaagaagcggCGCAGCAGCACGGGAGACGGGGCCGAGGGCGCGCAGCCCGCCGCGCCGAGCCCGGGGGCGGACGCGGAGGCCCAGGGCGCGGCCCTCCAGcgcggcccggcccagcccccggAGAGGAAGCCAGCGCAGGTCGCCCGGAGGGAGGCAGCCGGCAGCCACCCTGCGCCGGAGACCCAGGCCGGGGCCCCTCCGGCCCCCGAGCAGGACAAGGCAGCCACCAGAATGCCGCTGGCACAGAAGCCGGCGCTGGCTCCCAAGCCCGCCAGCCAGACCCCGCCGCCGTCGCCCCGCTCGAAGCTGAGCAGGCCCTACCTGGTGGAGCTGCTGGCGCGCCGAGCCGGCAGGCCGGAGCCCGAGCCCAGGGCGCCTTCCCAGGTGGGCCAAGAGAGCGGTGATCACGGGCCGCCGTCGCCACCACCCCCTGAGGAAAGGAAGGGGccgaagagggaggaggaggaagagggggcgCCGCAGAGGAGCCCCTTGTCCCCACCTGCTCTCGCAGCTCCGCAGGAGCCGCCTTCCCAAGCGCCCGAGGCGGGGAGGAGAG AGAAGCCGGTGCTGCAGAGCAGGCACTCTTTAGAGGGCCCCAGGCCGGCGGAGAAAGCTGAACCCGCGCAGCCGCTGTGGATCACGCTCGCGCTGCAGAAGCAGAAGGGGTTTCGCGAGCAGCAGGCCACCAGGGAGGAGAGGAAGCAAGCCCGCGAGGCCAAGCAGGCGGCAAAGCTCTCCAAAGAAAAC GTCAGTGGCAGCCCGCAGCCTGGAAGCAGCGGCATCAGCAGAGCGGGCTCCCTGCACATGTCCACCACTCCCCCAGATGAGAACAAGCCCGAGACGGCTGTGTCCAGGCTGGAGCGCAGAGAGCAGCTGAAAAAGGCCAGCACGCTCCCCACGTCTGTGACAG TGGAGATCTCCGACGCGGCTCCCCCCACACCGCTGGTGAAGGAAGTCACCAAGAGGTTCTCCACCCCTGACGCCACGCCCGCGTCCACGGAGCCGGCCTGGCTGGCCTTGGCCAAGAGGAAAGCCAAGGCCTGGAGCGACTGTCCCCAGATCATCAAGTAA
- the CRACD gene encoding capping protein-inhibiting regulator of actin dynamics isoform X1 yields the protein MGSRAFSHDSIFIPDGGAESEQTVQAMSQDSILGKVQTLQQQLGKNIKFGQRPANALPVRKADGGEASLEEGPLLPRPMETQTPWDVVLSDTENKAGHTPGSPGAVNPPGGGSDMEEKVAPVKPSRPKRHFSSAGTIESVNLDAIPLAIARLDNSAAKHKLAVKPKNQRVSKKHRRLAQEAPDERHGLESESGRQQNGHPGEEQHAWLPGSEEQQRHQEDYWRELEAKCKRQKAEAAEKRRLEEQRLQALERRLWEENRRQELWEEEGEAAEGRAERLQLAVEPGQPGPAQPEEGEGPAAGAQRQLQEEAWQLEQLGQGEELETQRRQEADRLQLQEQKELEAERRRLQEEEAKRLEQLQLQEELEAQRKEAERLQLQEEEARRLEQLRQEEELEAQRKEAERLRLQEEEARRLEQLRQKEELEAQKRQEAERLRLQEEARQLEQLRQQEELEAQRRQEAERLQLQEEEARRLEQLRQEEELEAQRRREAEKQQQLQEEEAKRLEQLRQQEELEAQRRQEAERLQLQEEARRLEQLTQEEQLEAQRRREAEKQHLQEEAQRLEQLRQQEEPEADREPGEAPPRPEEDRPPQPEGSGGPPSPRGDLGEKREERENPEERTPEAEPANQRPRGSPDSRSEEGRPPRAQVREPRAAVHLEGAAGKEEAAAPDKGRRVEELRWQEVDERQSMPRPYTFQVSSGGRQILFPKVNLSPVTPARDTGLSLAPQEPRAPPASRALPAALSVPHTAILVTGAQLCGPAVNLSQIKDSACKSLLGLSEDRKHGDVAAGPPRAPGDPRQGSAKTRPPQERPGSGAALAEWASIRSRILRASEGEARGDREPARPGDEAPRGSLRRPAPPGAKFSIKPAWQKFSDGGADGPRPSAEAESTRKRPAPGPPPATAAAPEPRKSPERPGAPPEPADATEGCKFAKDLPSFLVPSPPYPGLKAAAHAEAAATWSSEAARDVAKPEPATPAGEEKASPFGIKLRRTNYSLRFHCDQQAEQKKKKRRSSTGDGAEGAQPAAPSPGADAEAQGAALQRGPAQPPERKPAQVARREAAGSHPAPETQAGAPPAPEQDKAATRMPLAQKPALAPKPASQTPPPSPRSKLSRPYLVELLARRAGRPEPEPRAPSQVGQESGDHGPPSPPPPEERKGPKREEEEEGAPQRSPLSPPALAAPQEPPSQAPEAGRREKPVLQSRHSLEGPRPAEKAEPAQPLWITLALQKQKGFREQQATREERKQAREAKQAAKLSKENVSGSPQPGSSGISRAGSLHMSTTPPDENKPETAVSRLERREQLKKASTLPTSVTVEISDAAPPTPLVKEVTKRFSTPDATPASTEPAWLALAKRKAKAWSDCPQIIK from the exons ATGGGAAGCCGGGCGTTTTCCCATGACAGTATTTTTATCCCTGATGGGGGAGCAGAAAGTGAGCAGACAGTTCAAGCAATGTCACAGGACAGCATCCTGGGCAAAGTCCAGACTCTTCAG CAACAGCTGGGCAAGAATATCAAGTTCGGGCAGCGGCCAGCCAATGCCCTGCCCGTGAGGAAGGCAGACGGTGGAGAGGCCAGCCTTGAAGAGGgtcccctcctgcccaggcccatGGAAACTCAGACTCCGTGGGACGTCGTCCTCTCTGACACTGAGAACAAG GCCGGCCACACGCCAGGTTCTCCGGGTGCTGTGAACCCGCCAGGAGGGGGAAGCGACATGGAGGAGAAG GTGGCTCCGGTGAAACCGTCCCGGCCAAAAAGGCACTTCTCTTCAGCCGGCACCATCGAAAGTGTCAACCTCGATGCCATCCCCCTGGCCATCGCCCGCCTGGACAACAGCGCTGCCAAGCACAAACTGGCCGTGAAGCCGAAAAACCAGAGAGTGTCCAAGAAGCACAGGCGGCTGGCGCAG GAGGCACCGGACGAGCGACACGGCCTTGAGAGCGAGTCCGGCCGACAGCAGAACGGGCACCCCGGGGAGGAGCAGCACGCCTGGCTGCCGGGCTccgaggagcagcagagacaccaGGAGGACTACTGGCGAGAACTTGAGGCCAAGTGCAAGCGGCAGAAGGCGGAGGCGGCTGAGAAGAGGCGCCTGGAGGAGCAGAGACTGCAGGCGCTGGAGAGGAGGCTCTGGGAGGAGAACCGCAGGCAGGAGCTCTGGGAAGAGGAGGGCGAGGCAGCCGAAGGCCGGGCGGAGCGACTGCAGCTAGCAGTGGAGCCGGGCCAGCCGGGCCCTGCACAGCCGGAGGAGGGAGAGGGCCCGGCGGCGGGAGCCcagaggcagctgcaggaggaagcctggcagctggagcagctggggcagggagaggagctggagacacagaggaggcaggaagccgacaggctgcagctgcaggagcagaAGGAGCTGGAAGCCGAGAGGCggcggctgcaggaggaggaggccaagcggctggagcagctgcagctgcaggaggagctggaggcacagagaaaggaggcCGAGAGACtgcagctgcaggaagaggaagccaggaggctggagcagctgaggcaggaggaggagctggaggcacagagaaaggaggcTGAGAGGCTgcggctgcaggaggaggaggccaggcGGCTGGAGCAGCTGAGGCAGAAGGAGGAGCTGGAGGCACAGAAAAGGCAAGAGGCCGAGAGACTgcggctgcaggaggaggccaggcagctggagcagctgcggcagcaggaggagctggaggcacagagaaggcaggaagctgagagactgcagctgcaggaagaggaagccaggaggctggagcagctgaggcaggaggaggaaCTGGAGGCGCAGAGGCGTCGGGAggctgagaagcagcagcagctgcaggaggaggaggccaagaggctggagcagctgaggcagcaggaggagctggaggcacagagaaggcAGGAAGCCGAGAGACTGCAgctgcaggaggaagccaggaggctggagcagctgacacaggaggagcagctggaggcACAGAGGCGTCGGGAGGCTGAGAAGCAGCACCTGCAGGAAGAAGCCCAAAGGCTGGAGCAGCTGAGGCAGCAGGAGGAGCCGGAGGCTGACAGGGAGCCCGGGGAAGCACCGCCGAGGCCGGAGGAGGACAGACCCCCCCAGCCAGAGGGCAGTGGGGGCCCGCCGAGCCCGCGCGGTGACTTGGGAGAGAAGCGGGAAGAACGAGAAAACCCGGAGGAGCGCACGCCGGAGGCGGAGCCCGCGAACCAGCGGCCCCGCGGGAGCCCGGATTCCAGGAGCGAGGAAGGGCGCCCTCCGCGGGCCCAGGTGCGAGAGCCGCGGGCCGCGGTGCACCTGGAGGGGGCGGCGGGGAAGGAAGAAGCTGCCGCCCCGGACAAGGGCCGCCGGGTGGAGGAGCTCCGGTGGCAGGAGGTGGACGAGCGGCAGAGCATGCCCAGGCCCTACACCTTCCAGGTGTCCTCGGGAGGCAGGCAGATTCTCTTCCCCAAAGTCAACCTGAGCCCCGTGACGCCCGCCAGGGACACCGGCCTAAGCCTCGcgccccaggagcccagggcgcCCCCGGCGTCGCGCGCGCTGCCCGCAGCCCTGAGCGTCCCGCACACGGCCATCCTGGTCACCGGAGCCCAGCTCTGCGGCCCGGCCGTCAACCTGAGCCAGATCAAGGACTCAGCCTGCAAGTCCCTGCTGGGCCTGTCGGAAGACAGGAAGCACGGGGACGTCGCCGCAGGGCCGCCCCGAGCCCCTGGCGACCCCCGGCAGGGCAGCGCCAAGACGCGGCCGCCCCAGGAGCGCCCGGGCAGCGGGGCGGCGCTGGCCGAGTGGGCGTCCATCCGCTCGCGCATCCTGCGCGCCTCGGAGGGCGAGGCGCGCGGCGACCGAGAGCCGGCGAGGCCCGGGGACGAGGCCCCGCGCGGGAGCCTGCGCAGGCCCGCGCCGCCCGGCGCCAAGTTCTCCATCAAGCCCGCCTGGCAGAAGTTCTCAGACGGCGGCGCCGACGGCCCCAGGCCGAGCGCGGAGGCCGAGAGCACGAGGAAGAGACCCGCGCCGGGGCCGCCGCCAGCCACCGCCGCTGCTCCCGAGCCCCGCAAGAGCCCCGAGAGGCCGGGGGCGCCGCCGGAGCCGGCCGACGCCACGGAGGGGTGCAAGTTTGCCAAAGACCTCCCGTCCTTCCTGGTCCCGAGCCCCCCTTACCCTGGGCTGAAAGCGGCGGCCCATGCAGAGGCCGCGGCCACGTGGAGCAGTGAGGCCGCGAGGGACGTCGCCAAGCCGGAGCCCGCGACGCCGGCCGGGGAGGAGAAGGCCTCGCCCTTCGGGATCAAGCTGAGAAGGACCAACTACTCCCTGCGCTTCCACTGCGACCAGCAGGCcgagcagaagaagaagaagcggCGCAGCAGCACGGGAGACGGGGCCGAGGGCGCGCAGCCCGCCGCGCCGAGCCCGGGGGCGGACGCGGAGGCCCAGGGCGCGGCCCTCCAGcgcggcccggcccagcccccggAGAGGAAGCCAGCGCAGGTCGCCCGGAGGGAGGCAGCCGGCAGCCACCCTGCGCCGGAGACCCAGGCCGGGGCCCCTCCGGCCCCCGAGCAGGACAAGGCAGCCACCAGAATGCCGCTGGCACAGAAGCCGGCGCTGGCTCCCAAGCCCGCCAGCCAGACCCCGCCGCCGTCGCCCCGCTCGAAGCTGAGCAGGCCCTACCTGGTGGAGCTGCTGGCGCGCCGAGCCGGCAGGCCGGAGCCCGAGCCCAGGGCGCCTTCCCAGGTGGGCCAAGAGAGCGGTGATCACGGGCCGCCGTCGCCACCACCCCCTGAGGAAAGGAAGGGGccgaagagggaggaggaggaagagggggcgCCGCAGAGGAGCCCCTTGTCCCCACCTGCTCTCGCAGCTCCGCAGGAGCCGCCTTCCCAAGCGCCCGAGGCGGGGAGGAGAG AGAAGCCGGTGCTGCAGAGCAGGCACTCTTTAGAGGGCCCCAGGCCGGCGGAGAAAGCTGAACCCGCGCAGCCGCTGTGGATCACGCTCGCGCTGCAGAAGCAGAAGGGGTTTCGCGAGCAGCAGGCCACCAGGGAGGAGAGGAAGCAAGCCCGCGAGGCCAAGCAGGCGGCAAAGCTCTCCAAAGAAAAC GTCAGTGGCAGCCCGCAGCCTGGAAGCAGCGGCATCAGCAGAGCGGGCTCCCTGCACATGTCCACCACTCCCCCAGATGAGAACAAGCCCGAGACGGCTGTGTCCAGGCTGGAGCGCAGAGAGCAGCTGAAAAAGGCCAGCACGCTCCCCACGTCTGTGACAG TGGAGATCTCCGACGCGGCTCCCCCCACACCGCTGGTGAAGGAAGTCACCAAGAGGTTCTCCACCCCTGACGCCACGCCCGCGTCCACGGAGCCGGCCTGGCTGGCCTTGGCCAAGAGGAAAGCCAAGGCCTGGAGCGACTGTCCCCAGATCATCAAGTAA